The following are encoded in a window of Brettanomyces bruxellensis chromosome 9, complete sequence genomic DNA:
- a CDS encoding uncharacterized protein (SECRETED:SignalP(1-18)) encodes MQFSTIVLSLAALSAVEAANSSNSSNTSSSSVSSAGAAVNTYGSVALGAAAAAALALF; translated from the coding sequence ATGCAATTCTCTACtattgttctttctttggcTGCTTTGTCTGCCGTTGAAGCTGCTAACTCTTCTAACAGCTCAAACACCAGTTCCTCCAGTGTTTCTTCTGCAGGTGCTGCTGTCAACACCTACGGCTCTGTTGCCCTTGGTGCTGCTGCCGCTGCCGCTTTGGCTTTGTTCTAA
- a CDS encoding uncharacterized protein (BUSCO:EOG092606O3), with amino-acid sequence MPKRRQGVWKDSEEEDEEYKAASAGSSESDGESERSFEKEVEQEEKKAEQEKRRRQVEQKRQQKAEQRKSEEQASPRRTRHRKKINYNEDALMRDLDEEIDEEEEEVDGGVRKRRKVGSGMSGSGSEATEDEKAGNSSGEKHAVKNSSDSDFVPDMEEHEEPADADFVVSDSDSVTGGRRRRRRSQKPQFVVKDDEETEEDGEFDPDSSLVAHRGRPRGSRGLRRRGRPRIHREEEEDEGGKSENSEKDGKNDRDEPKTLEEELQSLKEENEENGLPNGEGEGEGEGTPVHRHLRRRKQVNYTLPPPVLTDAQIEQMDAAARGALAHDSPRRRAGRYGGGSMYGSFHSAQGVRRLFPTAGPFGGSEVHALYGQAPAPASESEDSDATAPIPAAASAVPSAGAPAGAVGAPPSSSSSDSEVEALVAEADRRLGASRTGAGRTGAWRTTVQEGSAAPRRGRKSTLADTDPLGGGASIDFSCVGGLDRYISQLKEMITLPLLYPELYSRFQISPPRGVLFHGPPGTGKTLMARALASSCSAEGRKITFFMRKGSDCLSKWVGEAERNLRLLFQEAEKKQPSIIFFDEIDGLAPVRSSKQEQIHASIVSTLLALMDGIDNRGQVVVIGATNRPDAVDPALRRPGRFDREFYFPLPDLDSRAQIIRIHTKGWAHAPDAAFTRLLARMTRGYGGADLKALCAESALNAIQRTYPQIYGSRRRLVVDASQVRVSAADFARALRRIVPSSARPSGGAATGGIVGTGGGEAGTLGAVGAGSVDSADGTDGALMAALGQPPSAILLADQISVLRALVQRLVPCAKQLSALEEARYVDFGARMPDGGFQMQQAVRQLDQARVFRPRIVVCGLPGQAQRQVCESVLSALEGLVVQKLDFARLYSDASIVPETAAVRVFQELRAHEPAVLFVPDILGFLDGCAVSVRSTIASMVRALPARAKVLILATIEDCAQYAASQRAYDEQLRLVFGIESVSASTSASASAVSLRIADPTSSARRQFFRRVWDALRLSPVDYNDVAIRPKRVLAQLPVAAGADADGAGGAESAAAQAKREARRSARRRKLRARSDLRLKNTLKVRLSRLMDTFKTRYKRFRRPVVDDAYLVHLFEQAPDPAAAYQKSGDMIVEVATGKKFYNMDLEVIEERLWNGFYSEPRQFLRDLDLIVRDAKELGERDRIWKANEMYANAEVGVEDMEMAQPKLAKEWKELYRRERRRAQESADANVQPQDADVQHRDDAAHAGTAAGNIVTSVVSSSGPQMQAQAQLQTGVPSQQHGELEDAEMRQDDRDMTQVELPGNPRKDGSEIVGGGDRSKEDGLNEHVEKSEVNQKEEIVQKKEIVQKEEIVQKETVQKEIVQKEIVQKETHQKEIVQKETHQKEIPQKEENGQQNDNLNIQNALVLDQNIPDTVSLDSDKVENLQNELLSKTEGARAESLESIFSRLIQIVWDNRLETDKSRAISQMDALIGSL; translated from the coding sequence ATGCCGAAAAGAAGGCAAGGTGTTTGGAAAGACAGCGAGGAAGAGGACGAGGAATATAAAGCAGCAAGTGCAGGAAGCAGCGAATCGGACGGGGAATCGGAAAGATCGTTCGAGAAAGAGGTAGAAcaggaggaaaagaaggcgGAGCaggagaaaagaaggcGGCAGGTTGAGCAGAAGAGGCAGCAGAAGGCCGAGCAGCGGAAATCCGAGGAGCAGGCCTCGCCTCGGCGGACCAGgcacagaaagaagatcaatTACAACGAAGATGCATTGATGAGAGATCTGGACGAGGAGATCGAcgaggaggaagaggaggtgGACGGCGGGGTGCGGAAGCGCCGCAAGGTGGGCAGCGGGATGTCAGGAAGCGGCAGTGAGGCAACGGAGGACGAGAAAGCTGGAAATTCCAGCGGGGAAAAGCATGCAGTGAAAAATTCTAGTGACAGCGACTTTGTGCCCGACATGGAGGAGCACGAGGAGCCCGCAGATGCGGATTTCGTGGTTTCAGACTCGGACTCGGTGACCGGGGGCCGGCGGCGGCGGAGAAGAAGCCAGAAGCCGCAGTTTGTGGTGAAAGACGACGAGGAAACCGAGGAGGACGGGGAATTCGATCCTGACAGCAGCCTGGTGGCCCACCGGGGGCGACCACGGGGCAGCAGGGGGCTTCGGCGGCGTGGCCGGCCGCGGATCCACCgggaggaggaggaggatgagGGGGGAAAAAGCGAAAATAGTGAAAAAGATGGGAAAAACGACCGCGACGAGCCCAAAACATTGGAGGAGGAATTGCAGTCGCTCAAAGAGGAAAACGAGGAGAACGGGCTCCCGAACGGGGAGGGCGAGGGGGAAGGCGAGGGGACACCCGTGCACCGGCACTTACGCCGGCGCAAGCAGGTCAACTACACGCTGCCGCCGCCAGTTTTGACGGATGCGCAGATCGAGCAGATGGATGCGGCTGCGCGCGGCGCCCTGGCGCACGACTCCCCACGCCGTAGGGCTGGGCGCTACGGCGGCGGCTCCATGTACGGCAGCTTCCACTCAGCGCAGGGGGTGCGCAGGCTCTTTCCCACTGCGGGGCCTTTTGGCGGCAGCGAGGTGCATGCGTTATACGGGCAGGCGCCGGCGCCGGCGTCGGAGTCCGAGGATAGTGATGCTACAGCACCAATTCCCGCAGCAGCGAGCGCAGTGCCAAGCGCAGGCGCACCTGCAGGCGCGGTGGGCGCACCCCCTTCATCCTCCTCTTCTGACAGCGAGGTCGAGGCGCTCGTGGCCGAGGCCGACCGGCGCTTAGGCGCCTCCCGCACAGGCGCAGGCCGCACTGGCGCATGGCGCACAACCGTCCAGGAGGGCAGCGCAGCGCCCCGCAGAGGCCGCAAATCAACCCTCGCCGATACTGACCCGCTCGGCGGCggcgcgtcgatcgacttcTCCTGCGTCGGCGGCCTTGACCGCTACATCTCGCAGCTCAAAGAGATGATTACGCTTCCGCTCCTGTACCCGGAGTTGTATTCCCGGTTCCAGATCTCTCCCCCGCGCGGAGTATTGTTTCATGGCCCGCCGGGTACCGGAAAAACTCTCATGGCGCGCGCATTGGCGTCGTCGTGCAGCGCAGAGGGGCGCAAGATCACATTCTTCATGCGCAAGGGCTCAGATTGCCTCTCGAAGTGGGTCGGTGAGGCGGAGCGCAACTTAAGGTTGCTTTTCCAGGAGGCGGAGAAAAAACAGCCAAgcattatcttctttgatGAGATCGACGGGTTGGCGCCCGTGCGCTCGTCCAAACAGGAGCAGATCCacgcgtcgatcgtctCGACGCTATTGGCGCTCATGGACGGCATTGACAACCGCGGCCAGGTTGTTGTGATAGGCGCCACGAATCGGCCGGATGCGGTTGACCCTGCGCTCCGGCGCCCTGGGCGCTTTGACCGCGAGTTTTACTTCCCATTGCCGGATCTGGACTCGCGTGCGCAGATCATCCGCATCCACACCAAGGGGTGGGCGCATGCACCAGACGCTGCGTTCACGCGCCTGCTTGCGCGCATGACGCGCGGCTACGGCGGCGCAGACTTGAAGGCGCTCTGCGCGGAGAGCGCGCTCAACGCCATCCAGCGCACCTACCCGCAGATCTACGGCTCGCGCCGGCGCTTGGTGGTGGACGCGTCCCAGGTGCGGGTCTCTGCCGCCGACTTTGCGCGTGCTCTCCGCCGCATCGTGCCGTCCAGCGCAAGGCCTTCTGGCGGCGCAGCCACGGGCGGTATTGTAGGCACGGGTGGTGGTGAGGCTGGAACGCTGGGTGCGGTGGGCGCAGGTAGTGTGGATAGCGCAGATGGCACAGATGGCGCGCTCATGGCGGCGCTGGGACAGCCGCCCTCCGCCATCCTTCTTGCGGACCAAATATCTGTGCTCCGCGCACTGGTGCAGCGCCTCGTGCCCTGCGCAAAACAGCTCTCGGCGCTAGAAGAGGCGCGCTACGTCGATTTCGGCGCACGCATGCCAGACGGCGGCTTTCAAATGCAGCAGGCCGTGCGGCAGCTGGACCAGGCGCGCGTGTTCCGCCCGCGCATAGTCGTGTGCGGATTGCCGGGCCAGGCGCAGCGCCAGGTGTGCGAAAGTGTGCTTTCAGCGCTAGAGGGCCTCGTCGTGCAAAAGCTCGACTTCGCGCGTCTTTACagcgacgcgtcgatcgtccCGGAAACTGCCGCCGTGCGCGTTTTCCAGGAGTTGCGCGCGCACGAGCCCGCAGTGTTGTTTGTGCCGGATATTCTCGGCTTCTTGGACGGGTGCGCCGTATCTGTGCGCTCGACGATTGCCAGCATGGTGCGCGCACTGCCTGCGCGGGCGAAGGTGCTGATTTTGGCAACCATCGAGGACTGCGCGCAGTATGCGGCATCGCAGCGCGCATACGACGAGCAGCTGCGCTTGGTGTTTGGGATTGAGAGTGTTAGCGCCAGTACAAGTGCCAGCGCCAGCGCCGTCTCCCTGCGCATTGCCGACCCTACGTCCAGCGCCCGGCGCCAGTTCTTCCGCCGCGTCTGGGACGCCTTGCGGCTGTCACCCGTGGACTACAACGACGTGGCGATCCGCCCGAAGCGCGTGCTTGCGCAGTTGCCTGTGGCGGCTGGTGCAGATGCGGATGGCGCAGGCGGCGCAGAGAGCGCAGCAGCGCAGGCGAAGAGAGAGGCGCGGCGGAGTGCGCGGCGGCGCAAGCTGCGTGCGCGCAGCGACCTGCGGTTGAAAAACACCCTCAAAGTCCGTCTCTCTCGTCTCATGGACACCTTCAAGACCAGGTACAAGCGGTTCCGCCGCCCCGTCGTCGACGACGCGTATCTCGTTCATTTGTTCGAGCAGGCGCCGGATCCAGCGGCCGCATACCAAAAAAGTGGCGATATGATCGTGGAGGTGGCCACAGGCAAGAAGTTCTACAACATGGACTTGGAGGTGATCGAGGAACGGCTCTGGAATGGGTTCTACAGCGAGCCGCGGCAGTTCCTGCGGGATCTGGACTTGATCGTGCGCGATGCCAAGGAGTTGGGCGAGCGCGACCGCATTTGGAAGGCCAACGAGATGTATGCGAATGCGGAGGTGGGTGTTGAGGATATGGAGATGGCGCAGCCGAAGCTTGCGAAGGAGTGGAAGGAGTTGTACCGGCGTGAGCGTCGGCGTGCGCAGGAGAGCGCGGATGCAAATGTGCAGCCTCAAGACGCAGACGTGCAGCATCGCGATGACGCAGCGCATGCAGGTACCGCTGCAGGAAACATCGTCACTTCCGTCGTCAGCTCCTCTGGCCCACAGATGCAGGCCCAGGCACAATTGCAGACCGGGGTGCCTTCACAGCAGCATGGAGAACTCGAAGATGCCGAAATGAGGCAGGACGACCGCGATATGACGCAGGTTGAACTGCCTGGAAACCCTAGAAAGGACGGAAGTGAGATTGTTGGTGGAGGAGACAGGTCTAAAGAGGATGGATTAAATGAGCATGTGGAGAAGAGCGAGGTGAATCAGAAGGAGGAGATTgttcagaagaaagagattgttcagaaagaagagattgTTCAGAAGGAGACTGTTCAGAAAGAGATTGTTCAGAAAGAGATTGTTCAGAAAGAGACTCATCAGAAAGAGATTGTTCAGAAAGAGACTCATCAGAAAGAGATTCctcagaaagaagagaatggTCAACAAAATGACAACCTCAACATTCAAAATGCCCTCGTTCTTGATCAAAACATCCCAGATACCGTCTCTTTGGATTCAGACAAAGTCGAAAATCTCCAAAACGAGCTCTTGAGCAAAACTGAAGGTGCTAGAGCTGAATCTTTGGAAAGTATATTCAGCCGCCTCATCCAGATCGTTTGGGATAACAGACTTGAAACCGACAAGTCACGTGCCATCTCCCAAATGGACGCCTTGATTGGCTCTTTGTAA